The DNA window CAGGGAAGGTCATCGACTCGAGGACAACCTGGTTGTTCGGGTCACAGAGGGTGTCACCGGTTGTGGTGTCCTTGAGGCCGATAACCGCGTAGATGTGACCTGCGGTCACGAAGTCCACCGGGTTTTCCTTGTTGGCGTGCATCTGGAAGATCTTGCCGATGCGCTCCTTCTTGCCCTTGGTCGAGTTGATGACCTGGGCACCGGAGTCCAGGCGACCCGAGTACACGCGAATGTACGTGAGGCGTCCGAAGAACGGGTGGACAGCGACCTTGAAGGCGAGAGCCGCGAACGGCTCAGCAGCGTCCGGGTGGCGAAGGATGATCTTCTCTTCGTCGCGCGGGTCGCGTGCCTCGGTTGCCGGAACATCGAGCGGGTTCGGCAGGTAGTCGATGACAGCGTCAAGCATCGGCTGAACGCCGCGGTTCTTGAACGCTGAACCACAGAGAACCGGGTAGATCTCGCTGTTCACGGTGAGCTTGCGGATCGCAGCCTTGATCTCAGCAACGGTCAGCTCTTCGCCACTGAAGTACTTCTCCATCAGCGCGTCATCGGTCTCTGCGACGGTCTCGAGGAGGAGCTTGCGGTATTCAGCAGCCTTCTCGGCGAGGTCGGCGGGGATCTCTTCGATGGCGTACTTGGCGCCCATCTCGACGTCACCCTTGCTGTCGCCGCGCCACGTAAGCGCGCGCATCTCAACGAGGTCAACAACGCCCTCGAACTCGCTCTCAGCGCCGATGGGCAGCTGAATGACGAGGGGCTTGGCGCCGAGGCGCTTGATGATGGTGTCGACGGTGAAGTAGAAGTCAGCGCCGAGCTTGTCCATCTTGTTGACGAAGCAGATGCGCGGGACGTCGTACTTGTCGGCCTGGCGCCAGACGGTCTCGGACTGGGGCTCAACGCCCTCCTTGCCGTCGAACACTGCGACAGCACCGTCGAGGACGCGGAGCGAACGCTCCACCTCAACCGTGAAGTCGACGTGACCGGGGGTGTCGATGATGTTGATCTGGTTGCCGCCCCAGAAACACGTGGTGGCGGCGGAGGTGATCGTGATGCCACGCTCCTGCTCCTGCTCCATCCAGTCCATCGTGGAGGCACCGTCGTGCGTCTCACCGATCTTGTGGTTGACGCCCGTGTAGAACAGGATGCGCTCAGTTGTGGTGGTTTTACCGGCATCGATGTGGGCCATGATGCCAATGTTGCGGACCTTGTTCAGGTCGGTGAGCACGTCAAGTGCCACTGGGTTCCTCCAGGAAGTTTGGTGAGATGAGGGTGAACAGGCAGGCGGATGCCTCGACACGCGTGTCGAGGCATCCTGCCGCCGTGACTACCAGCGGTAGTGCGCGAATGCCTTGTTCGACTCGGCCATCTTGTGCGTGTCTTCGCGGCGCTTGACCGCGGCACCGAGGCCGTTTGATGCGTCGAGAATCTCGTTCATGAGACGCTCTGTCATTGTCTTTTCGCGGCGACCCTTTGCGTAGCTGGTGAGCCAGCGGAGTGCGAGGGTGTTTGCGCGGTGCGGCTTGACTTCGATCGGCACCTGGTAGGTCGATCCACCGACACGGCGTGACCGGACCTCGAGGGTCGGACGAACGTTGTCGAGCGCCTTCTTCAGTGTGACGACGGCGTCCTGGCCATTCTTAGCCGAAACGCCTTCGAGCGCTGTGTAAACAATGCGCTCTGCGAGGCCCTTCTTGCCGTCAACGAGAATCTTGTTGACGAGCTGGCTGACGATGGGTGCGCCGTAGACGGGGTCTGCGACGACGGGGCGCTTTGGTGCTGGTCCCTTACGAGGCATTACTTCTTCTCCATCTTTGCGCCGTAGCGGCTGCGAGCCTGCTTGCGGTTCTTCACGGCCTGCGTGTCAAGTGCGCCACGAATGATCTTGTAACGGACACCAGGAAGGTCCTTTACTCGTCCACCACGGACCAGGACCATGGAGTGCTCCTGGAGGTTGTGGCCTTCACCTGGGATGTAGGCGGTGACCTCGGTGCCGTTGGAGAGCTTCACACGAGCGACCTTGCGCATCGCCGAGTTCGGCTTCTTCGGGGTTGTGGTGTACACACGGGTGCAAACGCCACGCTGCTGGGGGTTGGCCTTAAGAGCGGGAGCCTTGGTCTTGGTGACCTTCGGCGTGCGACCCTTACGGACCAACTGCTGAATAGTTGGCACTACTTCTCCTTGTTTGTGCTGCACGGTGACAGCGGCAATGTTGCTAGCATTCGCGCGAGGCGAGTTCAATGGACCCACCGGCAGCGCAGAAGAGCGCGGCTTTTGGTGTGATGGGTATGCCGTGGGAGCCGGCGCTTATGGCAATCCGACCCAGTGTGTGAGAGTTGCCTGACCTCAAGCGGACCGTTTCGGGCTCGAGTTAAGAGCGCGACAAAGCGCACACCCCTAAATACTACCCGGGGGTAGCCCCGCGGTCAAGCGAAGGGCGCCTCTGCCTGGCCCTGTCGCGCGAGCGGCGTCCGCGACTGAGCCGGCCATAACCGCAGTCAGGCGACTGCGGCCGCGGCCGGCTCAGGAGTGTAGCTGGATGCGCGGAATTGCGCGACGATGTGTCCGTGTATCAGGGCACGTAGACGAACGTGGCGCCGTCCTCACCGAACGCCTCGACGTACCCATCGACGTCGAACGGGAATGAATCGGTCGCGATCGGTCCCGTCGCGCCGGTCAGCGGATCCCTCGCGTCAGCGCCAGCCTGGGCACTGCCATCGGTGTCCGTGGAAACAGGCCAGGTCCCATCGGCGAATTCTCCGATGGTAAAGGTCGGCCTGGTCACGGTCCACGTGAAGTTCGAGAGTTCATATCCCTCCGAGTTCGTCGCCCAGAATGGGCAGCCGGCCGGAGCGAGGTCCGTCGAGGCAACACAGGCGTCCAGCCACGCGTTGACCGCATCGGTGGCAGCTGTCGTTCCCTCTTCGGTGAGTGCGATCTCGAGCGTCGGCGCCTCTGCGGCCTCCGCTTCAACGCCGAATCCGACGACGGATGCCGACACCTCCTCGGCACTGTACCAATCGTTCTCTCCGCCAAGGGCGATCGGATATGTGCCGGGAAGAACGCGGAGGGTGTACACCCCGTCATCCTTCTTCAACTCGGAGATGTCGACTCCGGCAACCTCGACGACCGCGTCGTCCGGTGCGTTGATTCCGACCGCGATGCTGGAAAGGGGCGGGGACTCGAGCTGCCAGTTGTCAAAGAAGACGGCGTCCTTACCCTGCTTGACCAGGGTGAACTCCTGGTCATACTTCTCGCCGGCCTGGGTGATGCTCGCCGTCACGGTGGCGGTGTCGCCCTCAACGGAAACGTCGCCGAGCGTGTACCTGGTGATGCGGTCATCGACGTCGGCGTATGCCTTCTTGGTGAGGAGAAGGTCGGTCTTTTCCACCTTGGTGTCCGAGACCTCAAAGGCACCGGAGACGTCGCCCTTCTTGAGAGCGTCGAGGTACGCCTTCACTTCGAGCTCTGGTGCGTGGGCGGACGAACCGACGCCGAACGCTACGGCGCCGCCGATCCCGAGAAGAAGGACTGCGGTGCCCCCTGCGATCCAGGGCACGAGGCTCTTCTTTTTCCTGGGAGCCGGTGGAGTCGACGGGGCACCGGCGGGGTAGGCAGCCGTCGGGGGCTGTGGGGGGTACCCCGCTCCGCCGGCTGGCTGACCCATCGACGGGCCGGCAACGGGTGGCGCCTGCTGGGGGTAGGAAGCCGCACCCTGGTGCGCGCCGGGCGGAGTCGGCTGGCTCTGCTGGCCGAACTGCGGTGCGGCCGTCGGAGATGCCGGCTGCTGAACGGGGAGCGCTGGAACGGCAGGCGTTGCCTGTGGGTGCGAGGGCTGCGAAGCCGGGTACGGCTGCTGCGGCGGGTACGTGGGCTGCGGCGCTGCCGGCTGTCCCTGATGCGGGTTGGGCTGCGGCGCTGCCGGCTGCCCCTGATGCGGGTTGGGCTGCGGCGCTGCCGGCGAGGTCGACTGTCCCTCGTGCGGCTGGACCGGCTGCTGACCCGGCTGCGGCGGCTGCGGCTGCGGCTGCCCCCACGGGTTCGGCTCGGCGGGCTGGCCCCACGGATTCTGCTGTCCTGTGTTGTCGTTTGTCATGTCTCCCCGATTGATGGCGTGCGACTGCAGCGCAAGCATATCGATCAGAAGCGCTCACCATGTTGGGCACAAGTCCCCATCTTCAGGGGGCGAAAAACAGAATTTGCCGGGGCGGATGACGCATGATCGTTGGAAAAGCGCGCCAGTTTGCCCCCGGCCGCGTCACCAGGAGGGCGGCGAGTCCAGCTCGAGTGTCAGGTCGGCGAGAAGAGCCTCGATCTGGGGCTCGACGTAGAGAGCGACAGCCGCCAGAATCCGCTCACGGTGGGGAGCGATCGCGAGGCAGACGAGCTTGCCCGCGTGGATGGCGCACTCATCGGCGAGCCTGATTTCTGTGCGAAGCGCAGACTTCTCTTCCTCGGACAGGGGCGCGGGAACCGCCTCGGGTTCCGCCACCTCCTGTCCGGCCAGACCAGCGAGGGTGAACAGGTATGGCTCCCCCGGTACCGGGTCAGGATCGACGGGCAGACCGTCGTACTCAGGCTCCAGTCCGCGGTCAGGGCGGTACGACCGTGCCTTGCTCTCCTCGGCGGCCTTCAGCTCGCGCTGGAGGAGTGGGAGATTACGCTCCGTGTACTCGTCGACGACCTCGTCGACGATGGCCTTGATCCTGGTCGACAGCCCATGCTGGACGGTGTGCGGAACGTCACGGTCAAGCCCGACAGCGGCCATCACCGGGGAGCCGAAGCAGCGGCGACACAAGCGTGTTCGCCCGCGGTGCGTCGACGGTCGCCATCGCGGCAACCACTCAAGCCACGCGTCGACCGCCTGGCTGACCCTCGTGTCGAGCGACCGATCCATGACTCTGAGGGTACCTCGCTACTTCTCCCACGGCCACAGAGGGCGCGCCGGATGCGAACCCCCGGCGGCCAGGATGAGGGCGAAGGCCAGGTACACGACGACCGCGAGGACACCGACCGCCACTCCGTACAACCGCAGGATCGCATCCGCGGCGAACAGCATCCCCGCGAAGAGCTCATCCGCCGCTGCCGCATAGAGAATCGAGCCGACGAGCGCGTATGCGGCCCAGGCAAAGATCCCGGTTGAGATGGCGCGCCCCAGGGGAACCCGCACCGGGTCGCCGAGCGATGCTTCGGCGGAGCGCCGCACCGCGGCCTCGTACTGCCGTGCGGCGCCGAGGAGAGCGAACAGGACAACGGCCACGGCGGCAGCGGCGGCCGCTGGCCCGACGAGTGGACCGGCGTCCGGTCGGGCGACGACCTCGGTGTCCGTCAGCAGGCTGATGAATCCAAAGGCGCAGACGACGAGCG is part of the Mycetocola zhujimingii genome and encodes:
- the rpsL gene encoding 30S ribosomal protein S12; amino-acid sequence: MPTIQQLVRKGRTPKVTKTKAPALKANPQQRGVCTRVYTTTPKKPNSAMRKVARVKLSNGTEVTAYIPGEGHNLQEHSMVLVRGGRVKDLPGVRYKIIRGALDTQAVKNRKQARSRYGAKMEKK
- a CDS encoding spermidine/putrescine ABC transporter substrate-binding protein, with amino-acid sequence MDRSLDTRVSQAVDAWLEWLPRWRPSTHRGRTRLCRRCFGSPVMAAVGLDRDVPHTVQHGLSTRIKAIVDEVVDEYTERNLPLLQRELKAAEESKARSYRPDRGLEPEYDGLPVDPDPVPGEPYLFTLAGLAGQEVAEPEAVPAPLSEEEKSALRTEIRLADECAIHAGKLVCLAIAPHRERILAAVALYVEPQIEALLADLTLELDSPPSW
- the rpsG gene encoding 30S ribosomal protein S7, whose translation is MPRKGPAPKRPVVADPVYGAPIVSQLVNKILVDGKKGLAERIVYTALEGVSAKNGQDAVVTLKKALDNVRPTLEVRSRRVGGSTYQVPIEVKPHRANTLALRWLTSYAKGRREKTMTERLMNEILDASNGLGAAVKRREDTHKMAESNKAFAHYRW
- a CDS encoding DUF6121 family protein, producing the protein MSVSPEESGNRPTPYSYVLSVFATFTYFALVVCAFGFISLLTDTEVVARPDAGPLVGPAAAAAAVAVVLFALLGAARQYEAAVRRSAEASLGDPVRVPLGRAISTGIFAWAAYALVGSILYAAAADELFAGMLFAADAILRLYGVAVGVLAVVVYLAFALILAAGGSHPARPLWPWEK
- the fusA gene encoding elongation factor G; translated protein: MALDVLTDLNKVRNIGIMAHIDAGKTTTTERILFYTGVNHKIGETHDGASTMDWMEQEQERGITITSAATTCFWGGNQINIIDTPGHVDFTVEVERSLRVLDGAVAVFDGKEGVEPQSETVWRQADKYDVPRICFVNKMDKLGADFYFTVDTIIKRLGAKPLVIQLPIGAESEFEGVVDLVEMRALTWRGDSKGDVEMGAKYAIEEIPADLAEKAAEYRKLLLETVAETDDALMEKYFSGEELTVAEIKAAIRKLTVNSEIYPVLCGSAFKNRGVQPMLDAVIDYLPNPLDVPATEARDPRDEEKIILRHPDAAEPFAALAFKVAVHPFFGRLTYIRVYSGRLDSGAQVINSTKGKKERIGKIFQMHANKENPVDFVTAGHIYAVIGLKDTTTGDTLCDPNNQVVLESMTFPEPVISVAIEPKTKQDQEKLGTAIQKLAEEDPTFRVEQNQETGQTVIHGMGELHLDILVDRMKREFKVEANVGKPQVAYRETIRRAVPKHDYTHKKQTGGSGQFAKIQFGLEPLEITADQTYEFDNKVTGGRIPREYIPSIDAGFQDALQVGILAGYPLVGVKAILLDGAAHDVDSSEMAFKIAGSMGFKEAARKADPVLLEPLMAVEVRTPEEYMGDVIGDINSRRGQIQAMEDAAGVKVITAKVPLSEMFGYIGDLRSKTSGRAVYSMAFESYAEVPKAVAEEIIQKSKGE